A genomic segment from Halomonas sp. GD1P12 encodes:
- a CDS encoding tripartite tricarboxylate transporter permease, with amino-acid sequence MEFLTFIDLSFLMLVSFGTLVGIIFGAIPGMTATMAVAVCLPLTYALGLNHGLALLLGLYVGGISGGMVPAVLLNIPGTPSSITTTFDGYPMAQKGEGEKALRVCVIASLVGGLVSALVLFLFAPLLADFSIKFSYVEKFLIILLALSVIASLSSSMLIGIFSGVIGIWLSLIGDYSISDGGNGHTRLMFDFMEPYLFEGFSLLPVLIGIFGISTILLEAEKGVKRDMAGERIKIGKEGSFSFSIFKGSFTNLTRSSFIGTFVGMLPGVGGSAASVLAYTQEKNLAKDSSQMGKGAPQGLIASESANNALTGGALIPLLSLGIPGDSTTAVLIGAFTLQGIQVGPLFIPENHDTWYVMMTALVLANFIMFGLMFFAIKHIAKVVMVPKHILYPLIVMMCVVGAYAINYGIMFDVWTLLIFGVLGYLIQKIGLEVAPLIIGFILGSQAEVYFVKSLESFGTYGIFFTKSPIAMVLWGLIAASVLFAIVMGFKSRARQKMELSQMHDPSHTDSGAHHDSRND; translated from the coding sequence ATGGAATTTCTAACCTTTATCGATCTCTCCTTTTTAATGCTCGTCAGCTTTGGCACCCTCGTGGGTATCATCTTTGGCGCGATTCCAGGCATGACCGCCACCATGGCGGTGGCCGTGTGTTTGCCGCTGACCTATGCGCTGGGCTTGAATCACGGGCTTGCGCTGCTGCTGGGCCTCTACGTCGGCGGTATTTCCGGCGGCATGGTGCCGGCGGTGCTGTTGAATATTCCCGGCACGCCGTCCTCGATTACCACGACCTTTGACGGCTACCCCATGGCCCAGAAGGGGGAAGGCGAAAAGGCGCTGCGCGTCTGCGTGATCGCCTCATTGGTGGGCGGGCTGGTCAGCGCGCTGGTACTGTTTTTGTTTGCGCCGCTTCTGGCCGACTTTTCGATCAAGTTCTCCTACGTGGAGAAGTTTCTCATCATTTTGCTGGCACTTTCCGTCATCGCCTCGCTTTCCAGCAGCATGCTGATCGGCATTTTCAGCGGCGTGATCGGCATCTGGCTGAGCCTGATCGGTGATTACAGCATCTCCGATGGCGGCAACGGCCATACCCGGCTGATGTTCGATTTCATGGAACCCTATCTGTTCGAAGGCTTTTCACTGCTGCCCGTGCTGATCGGTATTTTTGGTATTTCCACCATTTTGCTCGAGGCGGAAAAGGGCGTGAAGCGCGACATGGCCGGTGAGCGTATCAAGATCGGCAAGGAAGGCAGTTTCTCGTTCTCGATTTTCAAGGGTAGCTTCACCAATCTGACGCGCTCCTCGTTCATCGGGACCTTCGTCGGCATGCTGCCAGGCGTGGGTGGCAGTGCGGCATCCGTGCTCGCCTACACCCAGGAAAAGAATCTGGCGAAGGACTCCTCGCAGATGGGCAAGGGCGCCCCGCAAGGGTTGATCGCGTCGGAATCGGCCAACAACGCGCTGACTGGCGGCGCCTTGATTCCGCTGTTATCGCTGGGTATTCCGGGAGACTCTACCACGGCCGTTTTGATCGGCGCGTTCACCCTTCAGGGCATCCAGGTCGGGCCGCTGTTCATTCCGGAAAACCACGACACCTGGTACGTCATGATGACGGCGCTGGTGCTGGCGAACTTCATCATGTTCGGACTGATGTTCTTTGCCATCAAGCACATCGCCAAGGTGGTGATGGTGCCCAAGCACATTCTGTACCCGCTCATCGTCATGATGTGTGTGGTGGGCGCTTACGCGATCAATTACGGCATCATGTTCGATGTCTGGACGCTTTTGATCTTTGGGGTGCTGGGCTATCTGATTCAGAAAATCGGGCTTGAAGTCGCGCCGCTGATCATTGGGTTCATTCTGGGTAGCCAGGCGGAAGTCTACTTCGTCAAGAGCCTTGAATCCTTCGGCACCTATGGCATTTTCTTCACCAAGAGCCCGATCGCCATGGTGCTCTGGGGGCTGATTGCCGCATCCGTGCTGTTTGCCATCGTGATGGGCTTCAAGTCCCGCGCTCGGCAGAAGATGGAGCTGAGTCAAATGCATGACCCTTCGCACACCGATTCAGGAGCGCATCATGACTCACGTAACGACTAA
- a CDS encoding tripartite tricarboxylate transporter TctB family protein, with product MSCLKEQGIVPWLRSFGYEMRAMHIFTNRDFLAGLVCLLISALVLWQAQAYDMGSLRSMGPGYLPRFLGMSLCVLGLVTMAMSAKTATAFPKLNVRALVCITVAIVVFALLMRPAGLFLATMMLVYLCGLSEKTFKPIKLTALGLVLCLISYLVFILSLNMPIRLFPWSF from the coding sequence ATGTCCTGCTTGAAAGAGCAGGGCATTGTTCCTTGGCTACGTTCTTTTGGATACGAGATGCGCGCCATGCATATATTTACCAACCGCGATTTTTTGGCAGGGCTCGTTTGCCTGCTCATATCGGCGCTCGTTCTCTGGCAGGCGCAGGCGTATGACATGGGCAGTCTAAGGAGCATGGGGCCCGGCTATCTTCCCCGTTTTCTTGGCATGTCGCTTTGTGTTCTTGGGCTTGTCACCATGGCAATGTCGGCTAAAACGGCAACCGCGTTTCCCAAACTCAATGTGAGAGCGTTGGTATGCATCACGGTGGCGATCGTGGTCTTCGCCTTGCTCATGAGGCCGGCGGGGCTTTTCCTGGCGACCATGATGCTGGTGTATCTATGCGGTCTTAGTGAAAAAACCTTCAAGCCCATCAAGCTCACCGCGCTGGGGTTGGTGCTGTGTTTGATCTCCTACCTCGTCTTTATCCTGAGCCTTAACATGCCCATTCGCCTGTTTCCCTGGAGTTTCTAA
- a CDS encoding tripartite tricarboxylate transporter permease, translating into MEILNNLALGVSVAFTIENLMYCALGVTVGMLIGVIPGVGHLAAISMLLPLTYYVPATTALVMLAGIYYGAQYGGSTAAILLNLPGTPSSSVVCLDGYPMTKDGRAGVALFMTTIASFVGSFITVIVLAAFAPPLANFAVAFNSADYFAMMLLGLVAAAILVQGNPAKGLAAVVFGLILGVVGTDVSTGLQRYTFGFTFLYDGLNIVAIAMGIFGVTEVVANVGKVIQIKDDKKITFKSLLPTRRDIKESIFPMLRGTGIGTGIGILPGTGTSIGSFIAYAVEKRISKNPEKFGKGAIEGITAPESANNAAAQSAFIPTLTLGIPGDAVMALMLGALLIHGITPGPNVISDSPDLFWGLVISFLIGNVLLLILNIPMVGLWVRLLKIPYPILYPSIILFIVIGVYSINYSNMDIVLVALFGVMGCLFLLLGFEPAPLLLGFILGPMMEENFRRAMLLSRGDLMVFLERPVSAAFFAMIAALIVWSIVSALRKKRVPVSAEY; encoded by the coding sequence ATGGAAATTTTAAATAACCTGGCGCTCGGGGTCTCTGTTGCTTTTACCATCGAAAATCTCATGTACTGCGCGCTGGGCGTCACCGTGGGGATGCTGATCGGCGTCATTCCCGGGGTGGGGCATCTGGCCGCCATCTCGATGCTGCTGCCGCTCACCTACTACGTGCCCGCCACGACGGCTCTGGTCATGCTGGCCGGTATTTATTACGGCGCTCAATACGGAGGGTCGACGGCCGCTATTTTGTTGAACCTGCCGGGTACGCCTTCATCGTCGGTGGTATGCCTTGACGGGTATCCCATGACCAAGGACGGGCGGGCCGGCGTTGCGCTATTCATGACGACGATCGCGTCGTTCGTGGGAAGCTTTATTACCGTGATCGTGCTGGCCGCCTTCGCCCCGCCGCTGGCCAACTTCGCCGTCGCTTTCAACTCGGCCGATTACTTCGCCATGATGCTTTTAGGGCTGGTGGCGGCCGCGATTCTCGTACAGGGCAACCCGGCAAAAGGGCTGGCTGCGGTCGTGTTCGGCCTCATCCTGGGCGTGGTGGGGACCGATGTAAGCACCGGGCTTCAGCGCTACACCTTTGGTTTCACGTTTCTTTATGACGGCCTGAATATCGTTGCCATTGCCATGGGCATTTTTGGCGTCACCGAGGTGGTGGCCAACGTTGGCAAAGTGATCCAGATAAAAGACGACAAAAAGATCACGTTCAAATCGCTACTGCCGACTCGACGCGATATCAAGGAGAGCATTTTCCCGATGTTGAGGGGAACGGGCATTGGAACGGGCATCGGTATATTGCCGGGAACCGGCACCTCGATAGGGTCGTTCATCGCCTATGCCGTGGAAAAGCGAATTTCGAAAAACCCGGAAAAATTTGGCAAGGGCGCCATCGAAGGAATCACGGCGCCGGAGAGCGCCAACAACGCCGCCGCTCAGTCAGCGTTCATTCCTACCCTGACGCTGGGGATACCCGGCGATGCGGTCATGGCGCTGATGCTGGGGGCGCTTTTGATTCATGGCATTACGCCTGGACCCAACGTGATTTCCGATAGTCCGGATCTTTTCTGGGGGCTGGTCATCAGCTTTTTGATTGGGAACGTGCTGCTTTTGATTCTCAATATCCCGATGGTCGGCTTGTGGGTAAGGCTTTTGAAGATACCCTATCCGATTCTCTATCCCTCGATCATTCTTTTCATCGTTATCGGCGTTTACAGCATTAATTACTCGAACATGGATATCGTGCTGGTCGCGCTGTTTGGCGTGATGGGATGTTTGTTTTTACTGTTGGGGTTCGAGCCGGCGCCCTTGCTTCTCGGGTTCATTTTGGGGCCGATGATGGAGGAGAACTTCCGTCGCGCCATGCTGCTTAGCCGTGGCGATTTGATGGTCTTCCTCGAGAGGCCGGTGAGCGCCGCTTTCTTCGCCATGATCGCTGCATTGATCGTTTGGTCGATCGTGTCAGCGCTTCGAAAGAAGCGGGTACCCGTAAGCGCCGAGTATTAG
- a CDS encoding ABC transporter substrate-binding protein has translation MAQDAQLRGNVRVVIGSTSTGGDTYQNASIVVDRLAEHLGLNMKVDAVGASSAFRTLDRDSRGNTLMIFHDQSYLGHLYGVEGYDDVFENYTVGPTIAINPGNAYLVPMDSPYQTLDDVVAAVGNGETVRVAIQPGGVSEIGYSALKNAIAIEHPGQEENLVAVNTGSQSDKNQQLFDGQADIINGSVQANEQYTRLPEDDQKAMRFIWLTARQDTIEQAPEEGLGQTSREQLLEYVEPNVTVTMGDDENFTFDKEFFFLYNKEMDQGIVDQIDEALAEIYDEGEIQQAQLDAFFIPDFKPSAEASEYLQEKMSRYEEIISNLD, from the coding sequence ATGGCGCAGGATGCCCAGCTACGCGGCAACGTCCGTGTCGTGATCGGGTCGACCTCGACCGGCGGCGATACCTACCAGAATGCCAGCATCGTGGTAGACCGTCTGGCCGAGCATCTCGGTTTGAACATGAAAGTCGATGCCGTGGGCGCAAGCTCTGCGTTTCGCACGCTGGATCGGGATTCCCGGGGCAATACCCTGATGATTTTCCACGATCAGTCCTATCTTGGCCATCTTTACGGCGTCGAAGGCTACGACGACGTTTTCGAGAACTACACCGTTGGGCCGACGATCGCCATCAACCCCGGCAATGCTTACCTGGTGCCCATGGACTCGCCTTACCAGACGCTCGACGATGTCGTCGCCGCGGTAGGCAATGGCGAAACCGTGCGCGTGGCCATTCAGCCTGGCGGCGTTTCGGAGATCGGTTACAGCGCGCTTAAAAATGCGATTGCCATCGAGCATCCGGGCCAGGAAGAGAACCTGGTGGCCGTCAATACCGGCTCTCAGTCTGACAAGAACCAGCAGCTGTTCGACGGCCAGGCCGATATCATCAACGGCAGTGTCCAGGCCAACGAGCAGTACACGCGTCTGCCGGAAGACGACCAGAAGGCCATGCGCTTTATCTGGCTGACCGCGCGCCAGGACACCATCGAACAGGCGCCGGAAGAGGGGCTGGGTCAGACAAGCCGCGAGCAGCTTCTCGAATACGTCGAGCCTAACGTGACGGTCACCATGGGCGATGACGAAAACTTCACCTTCGATAAGGAGTTCTTCTTCCTTTATAACAAGGAGATGGATCAGGGCATCGTCGATCAAATCGACGAGGCGCTGGCCGAGATCTACGACGAAGGCGAGATTCAGCAAGCCCAACTGGACGCCTTCTTCATCCCCGATTTCAAGCCTTCCGCTGAAGCCTCCGAGTATCTGCAAGAGAAAATGTCGCGCTACGAAGAGATCATCAGCAACCTTGATTAA
- a CDS encoding glucarate dehydratase family protein: MFPKIKSMKVVPVAGYDGFLLNLSGGHAPWFIRCVVILEDDAGNKGVGEIPSSEGILKGLEQCRDIVEGSTINAFKQTLNSARVALSKNGREERGRQTFDLRVAVHVITGLESALLDLYGQAVGLPVADLLGQYGRQRDEVEALGYLFLLGDPGKTDLPYPKATDPKDAWDEVRYQEALTPDAVANLAKAAYERYGFKDFKLKGGVLRGEEEADCIRALHDAFPEARLTLDPNGAWKLDEAVRVLDPIKHLLSYAEDPCGQEESYSGRETMAEFKKRTGLPTATNMIATDFKQLQYAVQLNAVDIPLADCHFWTMQGAVMVGELCNEWGMTWGSHSNNHFDISLAMMTHVAAACPGEITAIDTHWIWQDGQRITKEPFLIRDGKLKVPSTPGLGVELDEEQLMAAHRLYKSLDVTQRNDAMAMQYLVAGWEFDPKRPALVR, from the coding sequence ATGTTTCCCAAAATCAAATCAATGAAGGTCGTTCCCGTTGCTGGCTACGACGGTTTTCTGCTTAACCTGAGCGGTGGCCACGCGCCCTGGTTCATTCGCTGCGTCGTCATCCTTGAAGACGATGCGGGCAACAAGGGGGTAGGGGAGATTCCTTCGAGCGAAGGCATTCTCAAGGGACTGGAGCAGTGTCGCGATATCGTCGAAGGCTCGACCATCAACGCGTTCAAACAGACGCTGAACAGCGCCCGCGTGGCGCTTTCAAAAAACGGGCGCGAAGAGCGCGGTCGCCAAACCTTCGATCTGCGCGTGGCGGTTCACGTCATCACCGGACTCGAGTCGGCGCTTCTGGATCTTTACGGCCAGGCCGTGGGCCTGCCGGTGGCGGATCTGTTGGGGCAGTACGGCCGCCAGCGCGATGAAGTCGAGGCGCTGGGCTATCTGTTCCTGCTGGGCGACCCGGGCAAGACGGACCTGCCTTACCCGAAAGCGACCGACCCGAAAGACGCGTGGGACGAAGTGCGCTACCAGGAAGCGCTCACGCCGGACGCGGTTGCCAACCTGGCCAAGGCCGCTTATGAGCGCTACGGCTTCAAGGACTTCAAGCTCAAGGGCGGGGTGCTCAGAGGCGAGGAAGAGGCCGACTGCATCCGCGCGCTGCACGACGCGTTCCCGGAGGCGCGCTTGACGCTCGACCCCAACGGTGCCTGGAAACTCGATGAGGCCGTTCGCGTGCTGGATCCGATCAAGCACCTTCTGAGCTACGCCGAGGACCCCTGCGGTCAGGAAGAGAGTTACTCCGGCCGCGAAACCATGGCCGAGTTCAAAAAGCGCACGGGCCTGCCGACCGCGACCAACATGATCGCGACCGATTTCAAACAGCTGCAGTACGCCGTTCAGCTCAACGCGGTCGATATTCCGCTGGCCGACTGTCACTTCTGGACCATGCAGGGTGCGGTCATGGTGGGTGAGCTTTGCAACGAGTGGGGCATGACCTGGGGCTCGCACAGCAACAACCACTTCGATATTTCGCTGGCCATGATGACCCACGTGGCCGCGGCGTGTCCGGGCGAGATCACCGCGATCGACACGCACTGGATCTGGCAGGACGGCCAGCGCATCACCAAAGAGCCGTTCCTGATTCGCGACGGCAAGCTGAAGGTACCGTCGACGCCAGGCCTTGGCGTCGAGCTCGACGAAGAGCAGCTAATGGCCGCGCATCGACTCTACAAGTCGCTGGACGTGACCCAGCGCAACGACGCCATGGCGATGCAGTACCTGGTCGCGGGCTGGGAGTTCGATCCCAAGCGCCCGGCGCTGGTTCGCTAA
- a CDS encoding Bug family tripartite tricarboxylate transporter substrate binding protein has product MNGLFVGAASLSLLLAGSAAMAQDFQGPVRIIVPFAPGGTSDILARYIAPELSDAIGQPVIVENKAGAGGNIGADFVAKADPNGHTLLLSDLTALLAAPSVLQSVAYDIETDLDPVTMVSYSPYVLGVSPNHEFESFDAMVEYSRANPGELAVATSGVGANNHITTERLIQELGLDWTVIAYRGGSDATRAVVSGESDMLLNGTTASLPFVLNDQMHALAVTGEERLEELPDVPTFRELGLPGELDGTYQGILITAGSPPDITERLQAELAAILSTEELQAKIAEQGGQARPSESPDELRAWMTAQKSELESFIESAGIGQ; this is encoded by the coding sequence ATGAACGGTTTATTCGTGGGCGCAGCGTCGCTGTCGCTACTGCTGGCGGGAAGCGCTGCCATGGCTCAGGATTTTCAGGGGCCTGTCAGGATCATTGTGCCTTTTGCGCCAGGCGGTACGTCCGACATTCTCGCGCGCTATATAGCGCCGGAGCTCTCCGATGCGATTGGTCAGCCCGTTATCGTCGAGAACAAGGCGGGCGCGGGCGGCAATATTGGCGCCGACTTCGTTGCCAAGGCCGACCCCAATGGCCATACACTACTGCTTTCCGATTTGACCGCGCTATTGGCCGCCCCCAGTGTTTTGCAAAGCGTTGCCTACGATATCGAAACGGACCTAGACCCCGTGACGATGGTGTCGTACTCGCCCTACGTACTGGGTGTTTCACCCAATCACGAGTTCGAAAGTTTCGATGCCATGGTCGAGTATTCCCGCGCCAATCCCGGCGAACTCGCCGTTGCCACGTCGGGCGTTGGCGCCAACAACCATATTACGACCGAACGGTTGATCCAGGAGCTGGGATTGGACTGGACCGTTATCGCTTACCGAGGCGGCTCTGATGCGACTCGCGCCGTGGTATCCGGTGAAAGCGATATGCTGCTAAACGGCACGACCGCTTCGCTGCCGTTTGTCCTGAACGATCAGATGCATGCGTTGGCGGTCACCGGGGAAGAGCGGCTTGAAGAGCTGCCCGACGTGCCTACGTTTCGAGAGCTGGGCCTTCCAGGCGAGCTTGATGGAACCTATCAGGGCATTCTCATAACGGCCGGTAGCCCACCCGATATCACCGAGCGCCTTCAAGCCGAGCTTGCTGCCATCCTGTCGACCGAAGAGCTTCAAGCGAAAATCGCCGAGCAGGGTGGCCAAGCCAGGCCGTCCGAGTCACCTGACGAGCTGCGAGCGTGGATGACGGCGCAGAAAAGCGAGCTTGAAAGCTTCATTGAAAGCGCGGGTATCGGTCAGTAA
- the garD gene encoding galactarate dehydratase produces MTHVTTNSRVIQVHPSDNVAIVIEHGGLEAGVTINDDCTTTMPIPQGHKVALKPIEQNDDIVRYGEVIGTAVVAIERGAHVNEHNVRLPVAPALEELPLATRQPPAQEPLEGYTFEGFRNPDGSVGTKNVLGITTSVQCVAGTVEYVVARIKRELLPRFPNVDDVVGLNHSYGCGVAINAPAAIVPIRTLKNIALNPNFGNEIMVIGLGCEKLQPSTLLEDRPVKIYENTEAADPEANVLSLQDESFEGFGEMVDGILAMAERHLERLNKRSRETCPASELAVGMQCGGSDAFSGVTANPAVGFATDLIVRAGGSVMFSEVTEVRDAIHLLTPRAIDRDVGQALIDQMAWYDDYLLQGQADRSANPSPGNKKGGLSNVVEKALGSVIKSGNSPIVDVIGPGERLRRKGLTFAATPASDFICGTLQLAAGMNLQVFTTGRGTPYGLAMVPVLKVATNSHLAKRWHDIIDLDAGRIATGEASIEDLGWELFHLILDIASGRKQAAADRLGIHNDLVLFNPAPVT; encoded by the coding sequence ATGACTCACGTAACGACTAATTCACGCGTCATTCAGGTACACCCGAGCGACAACGTTGCCATCGTGATCGAGCATGGCGGCCTCGAAGCGGGGGTGACGATCAACGACGACTGCACGACCACGATGCCGATCCCGCAGGGCCACAAGGTGGCACTCAAGCCGATCGAGCAAAACGATGACATTGTGCGCTACGGCGAGGTGATCGGCACCGCGGTCGTGGCCATCGAGCGCGGCGCGCACGTCAACGAGCACAACGTGCGCCTGCCGGTTGCCCCGGCGCTCGAGGAGCTGCCGCTGGCAACCCGCCAGCCCCCGGCGCAGGAGCCGCTCGAAGGCTACACCTTCGAGGGGTTTCGCAACCCCGACGGCAGCGTCGGCACCAAGAACGTATTGGGGATTACCACCAGCGTTCAGTGCGTGGCCGGCACCGTGGAGTACGTGGTCGCGCGGATCAAGCGCGAGCTTTTGCCGCGTTTTCCCAACGTCGATGACGTGGTCGGGCTCAATCACAGCTATGGCTGCGGCGTGGCGATCAACGCGCCGGCGGCGATCGTTCCCATTCGCACGCTCAAGAATATCGCGCTCAACCCGAATTTCGGCAACGAGATCATGGTGATCGGGCTTGGCTGTGAAAAACTCCAGCCCTCGACGCTGCTCGAAGACCGCCCGGTGAAGATTTACGAAAATACCGAAGCCGCCGATCCCGAAGCCAACGTATTGAGCCTGCAGGACGAGAGCTTCGAAGGCTTTGGCGAGATGGTCGACGGCATTCTGGCCATGGCCGAGCGCCATCTCGAGCGCCTGAACAAGCGAAGCCGCGAAACCTGCCCGGCCTCGGAATTGGCGGTCGGCATGCAGTGTGGCGGCAGCGACGCTTTCTCCGGCGTGACGGCCAACCCGGCGGTGGGCTTTGCCACGGATCTGATCGTGCGTGCCGGCGGCAGCGTCATGTTTTCTGAGGTCACCGAAGTGCGCGATGCCATTCATCTGCTGACCCCGCGGGCCATCGACCGTGACGTCGGCCAGGCGCTGATCGATCAAATGGCCTGGTACGATGACTATCTTTTGCAAGGCCAGGCCGATCGTAGCGCCAACCCATCCCCGGGTAACAAGAAGGGGGGGTTGAGCAACGTGGTCGAGAAGGCGCTGGGCTCGGTCATCAAGTCCGGTAATTCGCCGATCGTCGACGTCATCGGCCCGGGCGAGCGCCTGCGGCGCAAGGGACTTACCTTCGCGGCCACGCCGGCCAGCGACTTCATCTGCGGCACACTCCAGCTGGCCGCCGGCATGAACCTGCAGGTCTTCACCACCGGGCGCGGTACACCCTACGGGCTTGCCATGGTGCCCGTGCTCAAGGTGGCGACCAACTCGCACCTGGCCAAGCGCTGGCACGACATCATCGACCTGGACGCCGGGCGTATCGCCACCGGCGAGGCCAGTATCGAGGATCTTGGCTGGGAGCTTTTCCATCTTATCCTCGATATCGCCAGCGGCCGTAAACAGGCCGCTGCGGACCGTTTGGGCATTCACAACGACCTGGTGCTTTTCAATCCAGCGCCGGTTACCTGA
- a CDS encoding tripartite tricarboxylate transporter TctB family protein, whose translation MASDPLSVSIDFETSHLFFPHIVHWVLAGLFALILVTKVVPFLAAVKRGERTLPIIGESRDSARFFGTLALICAYFYLMAVVGDLFPYTGYGFLFVSMAFVLVMSLMYLHEWTKKALIIVVINAIVAPTLAWFVLAKLFTITLP comes from the coding sequence ATGGCGTCAGATCCGTTGAGCGTTTCGATCGATTTCGAAACGTCGCACCTGTTTTTCCCCCACATCGTTCACTGGGTATTGGCTGGGCTGTTCGCGCTCATTCTGGTAACGAAAGTGGTGCCTTTTTTGGCCGCGGTCAAACGCGGAGAACGCACGCTGCCCATCATCGGTGAGTCGAGAGATTCCGCGCGCTTTTTCGGCACGCTGGCGCTGATCTGTGCCTACTTCTACCTGATGGCCGTGGTTGGCGATCTGTTCCCCTATACCGGGTATGGCTTTTTGTTCGTGTCGATGGCTTTTGTGCTGGTCATGTCACTGATGTATCTCCACGAGTGGACGAAAAAAGCGCTCATCATCGTCGTGATCAATGCCATCGTCGCGCCGACGCTTGCCTGGTTCGTGCTCGCCAAGCTCTTCACCATTACTCTGCCGTGA
- the kdgD gene encoding 5-dehydro-4-deoxyglucarate dehydratase has translation MNFSKQELKASITDGLLSFPVTDFDANGKFDADSYRKRLLWLKEYEVSALFVAGGTGEFFNITLDEFREIVEVAVETIGGHVPIIASAGQSAELAQQHAKIAQEAGADGILLMPPYLTECSQEGIVEYAASVCQSTDLGVIYYNRANGYLNVNAVKSLADQCDNLIGLKDGKGDMQALNITIKTLGDRLGYVGGVPTAEIIAEAYLAIGVSTYSSAVFNFVPDMAVKFYKALRQGDSEFVAKATREFFIPFVTLRDTTPGYAVSLIKAGADIVGYPGGRVRAPLTMPNSDQVGQLKKLVENAKSL, from the coding sequence ATGAATTTTTCTAAACAAGAGCTTAAAGCCTCCATTACCGATGGCCTGCTGTCATTCCCGGTGACCGACTTCGATGCCAATGGCAAATTCGATGCCGACAGCTATCGCAAGCGCTTGCTGTGGTTGAAGGAGTATGAAGTCTCTGCGCTGTTTGTCGCCGGTGGTACGGGCGAGTTTTTCAACATCACCCTGGACGAGTTCCGCGAAATCGTCGAAGTCGCGGTCGAAACGATCGGTGGCCACGTGCCGATTATCGCCAGTGCCGGCCAAAGCGCCGAGCTTGCCCAGCAGCACGCGAAGATCGCTCAGGAAGCCGGCGCCGACGGTATCCTGCTGATGCCTCCTTACCTGACCGAGTGCTCTCAGGAAGGCATCGTCGAGTATGCGGCGAGCGTCTGCCAGTCGACGGACCTGGGCGTTATCTATTACAACCGCGCCAACGGCTATTTGAACGTCAACGCCGTCAAGTCGCTGGCCGACCAGTGCGACAATCTGATCGGTTTGAAAGATGGCAAGGGCGACATGCAGGCGCTCAACATCACTATCAAGACGCTGGGCGACCGCCTTGGCTACGTGGGCGGCGTACCGACGGCCGAAATCATCGCCGAAGCGTACCTGGCGATCGGCGTGAGCACCTACTCGTCTGCGGTCTTCAACTTCGTACCCGACATGGCCGTCAAGTTTTACAAGGCGCTGCGTCAGGGCGACAGCGAGTTCGTTGCCAAGGCCACGCGCGAGTTCTTCATTCCGTTCGTCACGCTGCGCGACACCACGCCTGGCTACGCGGTGAGCCTGATCAAGGCCGGCGCTGACATCGTGGGCTACCCCGGTGGCCGCGTACGTGCGCCGCTGACCATGCCCAACAGCGATCAAGTCGGTCAGCTGAAAAAGCTCGTCGAGAACGCCAAGTCGCTCTAA